The following coding sequences lie in one Spinacia oleracea cultivar Varoflay chromosome 1, BTI_SOV_V1, whole genome shotgun sequence genomic window:
- the LOC110782917 gene encoding uncharacterized protein isoform X2, producing the protein MGYLPHLATFFTLINLLIFHGFSEVIHEDGYTVTTVFDGNKNKLNINPHSVAPRPGFNDLLLLDSSNSVFYTVSLPLSQESLVKKFSGNGVSKYSDGDASSATFNKPRSFTMDFKGNVYVADRSNYAVRKISPSGVTTIAGGYPKPGRADGPGKNATFSPDFELSFVPEMCALLILDHGNKLIRQIDLKQKDCVYSRSGTLRSTTVWVAAIAISCLVGLLVGFAVRPYIIRTTGSIQTPQQQQVMDILPNESGENTDALLRQQKRTC; encoded by the exons ATGGGttatcttcctcatcttgcCACCTTCTTTACCCTAATCAACCTACTCATCTTCCATG ggTTTTCAGAGGTGATTCATGAAGACGGGTACACAGTGACAACAGTTTTTGATGGCAACAAAAACAAACTCAATATTAATCCTCACTCAGTGGCACCACGCCCAGGATTCAATGATCTCCTTCTCCTTGATTCATCCAACAGTGTTTTCTACACTGTTTCTCTTCCACTTTCCCAAG AGAGTTTGGTGAAGAAGTTTTCTGGAAATGGGGTGTCCAAGTACTCTGATGGTGATGCAAGTTCAGCTACTTTTAACAAACCCAGAAGCTTTACTATGGATTTCAAGGGGAATGTATATGTTGCCGATAGGAGCAATTATGCTGTTCGAAAGATTAGTCCTTCAG GTGTCACTACTATTGCGGGAGGTTACCCAAAGCCTGGTCGTGCTGATGGCCCTGGAAAAAATGCAACTTTTTCTCCAGATTTTGAGCTAAGCTTTGTTCCTGAGATGTGCGCCCTGCTGATTTTGGACCACGGGAATAAATTAATCCGCCAGATTGATCTGAAGCAGAAGGATTGTGTTTACTCTCGATCTG GTACTTTGAGGTCCACTACAGTATGGGTAGCAGCAATTGCAATTTCATGCTTGGTTGGGTTGCTAGTTGGATTTGCAGTCCGTCCTTACATAATTCGGACT ACAGGAAGTATACAAACTCCTCAACAACAGCAAGTCATGGACATCTTACCGAATGAATCTGGGGAGAACACTGATGCACTTCTTCGGCAGCAGAAGCGCACTTGTTAG
- the LOC110782918 gene encoding bidirectional sugar transporter SWEET5 isoform X2, translated as MVVTSDTLIWKIQVADKQVNDSEPTTLAIAFDTMVNSENMLIVLGVIGNVTSFFVFASLLPTIWRIWKNKSVDEFKYHPLAVGIIHSIMWVFYSMPFVHPHSIPVTTVNSVGLVMYIIFNIIYYVNTNKTTRRSMVLHYIAEFVFLAGLVWSTLVTFDSHATRSGYVGFFCVFFGIILYGLDLGITVKAIRAKNVKSRLLLYSLVCFLNGLVWSVYALVKYDPYILIENSLGALIGCIQFLLYIGYYCVERFRTIKLSPVDDC; from the exons ATGGTTGTGACATCGGACACTCTAATTTG GAAGATTCAAGTTGCTGATAAACAAGTGAATGATAGTGAACCAACAACACTTGCCATTGCATTTGACACA ATGGTGAATTCAGAAAATATGCTGATTGTTCTTGGAGTTATTG GAAACGTCACCTCTTTCTTCGTATTCGCCTCACTACT GCCTACAATTTGGAGAATTTGGAAGAATAAATCAGTGGACGAATTCAAATATCATCCTCTTGCTGTTGGTATAATCCACAGTATCATGTGGGTGTTCTACTCGATGCCATTTGTGCACCCACACAGCATTCCTGTTACCACCGTCAATAGTGTTGGGTTGGTTATGTATATAATCTTCAACATTATATACTACGTAAACACTAACAAAACAACGAGG AGGTCAATGGTGCTGCATTATATTGCAGAGTTTGTGTTTCTGGCTGGCTTAGTGTGGAGCACACTTGTGACTTTCGACAGCCATGCTACGAGGTCTGGCTATGTTGGGTTCTTTTGTGTCTTCTTTGGGATCATACTCTATGGTTTAGATCTCGGCATTACG GTCAAGGCCATTAGAGCAAAGAATGTAAAATCAAGGCTACTACTTTACTCCCTGGTTTGTTTTCTCAATGGACTCGTATGGAGTGTATATGCCTTAGTCAAGTACGATCCTTACATTCTG ATTGAGAATAGCTTGGGCGCACTAATTGGTTGTATCCAGTTTCTTTTGTACATTGGCTACTATTGTGTAGAAAGATTCAGAACCATTAAGCTTAGTCCAGTAGATGATTGTTAA
- the LOC110782919 gene encoding uncharacterized protein isoform X2: MGRSLLVLFISFLVLFSGFSSVSASTPPAKIVSGFISSSIAKLIQWVWSLKATTKTAVSGRSMMKFESGYDVETVFDGSKLGIEPYSVEVLPSGELLIVDSANSNLYRISSALSLYSRPKLVAGSPEGYSGHVDGKYREAKMNHPKGVAVDDRGNIYVADTMNMAIRKISESGVTTIAGGKWNNKGGHVDGPSDEAKFSNDFDVVYVGSSCSLLVIDRGNRAIREIHLHFDDCAYQYESSFPLGIAVLLAAGFFGYMLALLQRRVGSIVSQNDVKIVENAPSSPYQKPPKSVRPPLIPNEYDTEKQEESFFGSLGKLLANAGTSAMEIVGGIIPGLKSKPVAYQYRNQGQYQQTHTWQSPESYHIPKEEEPPSIETRTPTPKKTYAFMSKDAEKMQQQLRQSRAFYSGWDTEFQQLPQQQLQQQQQPQPQQQQQPQPQQQQQQQPQQQQQQHPQSQQQPQQKQKREKHQYRHQHHSSIPQTYYEQSCEKTNEIVFGAVQEEGRRQSVIMPTDYAMDAFNQQNIRFRAGYNRSYSYT, encoded by the exons ATGGGAAGAAGTTTGTTGGTGCTATTTATCTCATTTTTGGTTCTATTTTCTGGGTTTTCTTCAGTTTCTGCTTCAACCCCACCTGCAA aaaTTGTAAGTGGgtttatttcaagttcaatagcTAAGCTGATTCAATGGGTGTGGTCACTCAAAGCAACTACTAAAACAG CAGTTTCTGGGCGGTCAATGATGAAATTTGAAAGTGGGTATGATGTTGAGACTGTGTTTGATGGAAGTAAGCTTGGGATTGAGCCTTATTCTGTTGAAGTTTTGCCTAGTGGAGAGCTTCTGATTGTGGATTCTGCTAACAGCAATCTTTACAGGATCTCTTCTGCACTCTCTCTCT ACAGTAGACCTAAGCTGGTTGCTGGATCACCTGAAGGATACTCTGGACATGTTGATGGGAAATACAGGGAAGCCAAGATGAACCATCCGAAAGGCGTTGCTGTAGATGACAGGGGAAACATTTATGTCGCGGATACTATGAATATGGCTATCAGGAAGATCAGTGAATCAG GAGTCACAACAATTGCTGGTGGAAAATGGAACAATAAAGGTGGTCATGTAGATGGACCGAGTGATGAAGCAAAGTTCTCAAATGACTTTGATGTTGTCTATGTTGGAAGCAGTTGTTCCTTGCTGGTAATTGATAGGGGGAATCGGGCAATCAGGGAAATTCATCTCCATTTTGACGACTGTGCTTATCAATATGAAAGCAGCTTCCCTCTTG GAATTGCTGTGCTTCTTGCTGCTGGGTTTTTCGGCTACATGCTTGCCCTATTGCAGCGGCGAGTTGGTTCAATTGTGTCTCAGAAT GATGTGAAAATAGTAGAAAACGCTCCATCCAGTCCATACCAGAAGCCTCCTAAATCAGTGAGGCCCCCGTTAATCCCTAATGAATATGATACGGAGAAGCAAGAAGAAAGTTTTTTCGGATCTCTAGGAAAGTTGCTTGCCAATGCTGGCACATCAGCCATGGAAATAGTTGGTGGTATAATTCCAGGACTTAAAAGCAAGCCAGTGGCGTACCAATACAGGAATCAAGGACAGTATCAGCAAACCCACACTTGGCAGTCACCAGAGAGTTATCATATACCCAAAGAAGAGGAGCCTCCGTCAATTGAAACTAGGACGCCTACCCCAAAGAAAACATATGCCTTCATGTCTAAAGACGCAGAAAAAATGCAACAACAGCTGAGACAAAGCCGAGCTTTCTACAGTGGTTGGGACACAGAGTTCCAGCAGCTGCCTCAGCAACAGTtacagcagcagcaacagccaCAGCcacagcaacagcagcagccacaaccacagcaacagcagcagcaacagccacagcaacagcagcagcaacatcCACAGTCACAGCAACAGCCACAGCAGAAGCAGAAACGTGAGAAACATCAGTACCGTCATCAGCATCACTCATCCATCCCTCAGACTTACTATGAGCAAAGCTGTGAGAAAACCAATGAGATTGTGTTTGGGGCAGTCCAGGAGGAGGGAAGACGTCAATCAGTCATCATGCCTACTGATTATGCGATGGATGCATTCAATCAGCAAAATATCCGGTTCAGAGCAGGCTACAACCGCAGCTACTCATATACATAA
- the LOC110782917 gene encoding uncharacterized protein isoform X1: MGYLPHLATFFTLINLLIFHGFSEVIHEDGYTVTTVFDGNKNKLNINPHSVAPRPGFNDLLLLDSSNSVFYTVSLPLSQESLVKKFSGNGVSKYSDGDASSATFNKPRSFTMDFKGNVYVADRSNYAVRKISPSGVTTIAGGYPKPGRADGPGKNATFSPDFELSFVPEMCALLILDHGNKLIRQIDLKQKDCVYSRSGTLRSTTVWVAAIAISCLVGLLVGFAVRPYIIRTEVYKLLNNSKSWTSYRMNLGRTLMHFFGSRSALVSSAVRFLRQLIMPFFTLLSLMFSFMMKSFYPSSTSSVVCKEYVSLLDSDNSSSSSECVLSRKYADQLKDLIVFNGDLGSLNMSNKHEDVTERDEHHHGKIETLIKANMENFNVDAPAVFQEAFLGVSTVVKRR; encoded by the exons ATGGGttatcttcctcatcttgcCACCTTCTTTACCCTAATCAACCTACTCATCTTCCATG ggTTTTCAGAGGTGATTCATGAAGACGGGTACACAGTGACAACAGTTTTTGATGGCAACAAAAACAAACTCAATATTAATCCTCACTCAGTGGCACCACGCCCAGGATTCAATGATCTCCTTCTCCTTGATTCATCCAACAGTGTTTTCTACACTGTTTCTCTTCCACTTTCCCAAG AGAGTTTGGTGAAGAAGTTTTCTGGAAATGGGGTGTCCAAGTACTCTGATGGTGATGCAAGTTCAGCTACTTTTAACAAACCCAGAAGCTTTACTATGGATTTCAAGGGGAATGTATATGTTGCCGATAGGAGCAATTATGCTGTTCGAAAGATTAGTCCTTCAG GTGTCACTACTATTGCGGGAGGTTACCCAAAGCCTGGTCGTGCTGATGGCCCTGGAAAAAATGCAACTTTTTCTCCAGATTTTGAGCTAAGCTTTGTTCCTGAGATGTGCGCCCTGCTGATTTTGGACCACGGGAATAAATTAATCCGCCAGATTGATCTGAAGCAGAAGGATTGTGTTTACTCTCGATCTG GTACTTTGAGGTCCACTACAGTATGGGTAGCAGCAATTGCAATTTCATGCTTGGTTGGGTTGCTAGTTGGATTTGCAGTCCGTCCTTACATAATTCGGACT GAAGTATACAAACTCCTCAACAACAGCAAGTCATGGACATCTTACCGAATGAATCTGGGGAGAACACTGATGCACTTCTTCGGCAGCAGAAGCGCACTTGTTAGTTCAGCAGTCAGATTTTTGAGGCAACTTATTATGCCCTTTTTTACTCTTCTATCCCTTATGTTTAGCTTTATGATGAAGAGCTTTTATCCTAGTTCTACTTCTAGTGTTGTATGTAAGGAGTATGTTTCTCTGTTAGATTCTGACAACTCGAGTAGTAGTTCTGAGTGTGTTTTGTCTCGAAAATATGCTGACCAGTTGAAGGATTTGATCGTTTTTAATGGAGATTTAGGGTCATTGAACATGAGTAATAAGCACGAAGATGTGACGGAGAGAGATGAACACCATCATGGAAAGATTGAAACTCTGATCAAAGCTAATATGGAAAACTTCAATGTGGATGCACCGGCTGTATTTCAGGAAGCCTTCCTTGGGGTCTCTACCGTAGTCAAGAGGAGAtga
- the LOC110782919 gene encoding uncharacterized protein isoform X3, whose amino-acid sequence MGRSLLVLFISFLVLFSGFSSVSASTPPAKIVSGFISSSIAKLIQWVWSLKATTKTVSGRSMMKFESGYDVETVFDGSKLGIEPYSVEVLPSGELLIVDSANSNLYRISSALSLYSRPKLVAGSPEGYSGHVDGKYREAKMNHPKGVAVDDRGNIYVADTMNMAIRKISESGVTTIAGGKWNNKGGHVDGPSDEAKFSNDFDVVYVGSSCSLLVIDRGNRAIREIHLHFDDCAYQYESSFPLGIAVLLAAGFFGYMLALLQRRVGSIVSQNDVKIVENAPSSPYQKPPKSVRPPLIPNEYDTEKQEESFFGSLGKLLANAGTSAMEIVGGIIPGLKSKPVAYQYRNQGQYQQTHTWQSPESYHIPKEEEPPSIETRTPTPKKTYAFMSKDAEKMQQQLRQSRAFYSGWDTEFQQLPQQQLQQQQQPQPQQQQQPQPQQQQQQQPQQQQQQHPQSQQQPQQKQKREKHQYRHQHHSSIPQTYYEQSCEKTNEIVFGAVQEEGRRQSVIMPTDYAMDAFNQQNIRFRAGYNRSYSYT is encoded by the exons ATGGGAAGAAGTTTGTTGGTGCTATTTATCTCATTTTTGGTTCTATTTTCTGGGTTTTCTTCAGTTTCTGCTTCAACCCCACCTGCAA aaaTTGTAAGTGGgtttatttcaagttcaatagcTAAGCTGATTCAATGGGTGTGGTCACTCAAAGCAACTACTAAAACAG TTTCTGGGCGGTCAATGATGAAATTTGAAAGTGGGTATGATGTTGAGACTGTGTTTGATGGAAGTAAGCTTGGGATTGAGCCTTATTCTGTTGAAGTTTTGCCTAGTGGAGAGCTTCTGATTGTGGATTCTGCTAACAGCAATCTTTACAGGATCTCTTCTGCACTCTCTCTCT ACAGTAGACCTAAGCTGGTTGCTGGATCACCTGAAGGATACTCTGGACATGTTGATGGGAAATACAGGGAAGCCAAGATGAACCATCCGAAAGGCGTTGCTGTAGATGACAGGGGAAACATTTATGTCGCGGATACTATGAATATGGCTATCAGGAAGATCAGTGAATCAG GAGTCACAACAATTGCTGGTGGAAAATGGAACAATAAAGGTGGTCATGTAGATGGACCGAGTGATGAAGCAAAGTTCTCAAATGACTTTGATGTTGTCTATGTTGGAAGCAGTTGTTCCTTGCTGGTAATTGATAGGGGGAATCGGGCAATCAGGGAAATTCATCTCCATTTTGACGACTGTGCTTATCAATATGAAAGCAGCTTCCCTCTTG GAATTGCTGTGCTTCTTGCTGCTGGGTTTTTCGGCTACATGCTTGCCCTATTGCAGCGGCGAGTTGGTTCAATTGTGTCTCAGAAT GATGTGAAAATAGTAGAAAACGCTCCATCCAGTCCATACCAGAAGCCTCCTAAATCAGTGAGGCCCCCGTTAATCCCTAATGAATATGATACGGAGAAGCAAGAAGAAAGTTTTTTCGGATCTCTAGGAAAGTTGCTTGCCAATGCTGGCACATCAGCCATGGAAATAGTTGGTGGTATAATTCCAGGACTTAAAAGCAAGCCAGTGGCGTACCAATACAGGAATCAAGGACAGTATCAGCAAACCCACACTTGGCAGTCACCAGAGAGTTATCATATACCCAAAGAAGAGGAGCCTCCGTCAATTGAAACTAGGACGCCTACCCCAAAGAAAACATATGCCTTCATGTCTAAAGACGCAGAAAAAATGCAACAACAGCTGAGACAAAGCCGAGCTTTCTACAGTGGTTGGGACACAGAGTTCCAGCAGCTGCCTCAGCAACAGTtacagcagcagcaacagccaCAGCcacagcaacagcagcagccacaaccacagcaacagcagcagcaacagccacagcaacagcagcagcaacatcCACAGTCACAGCAACAGCCACAGCAGAAGCAGAAACGTGAGAAACATCAGTACCGTCATCAGCATCACTCATCCATCCCTCAGACTTACTATGAGCAAAGCTGTGAGAAAACCAATGAGATTGTGTTTGGGGCAGTCCAGGAGGAGGGAAGACGTCAATCAGTCATCATGCCTACTGATTATGCGATGGATGCATTCAATCAGCAAAATATCCGGTTCAGAGCAGGCTACAACCGCAGCTACTCATATACATAA
- the LOC110782918 gene encoding bidirectional sugar transporter SWEET5 isoform X1, with amino-acid sequence MVVTSDTLIWLGQVKCSGNCGYISRKIQVADKQVNDSEPTTLAIAFDTMVNSENMLIVLGVIGNVTSFFVFASLLPTIWRIWKNKSVDEFKYHPLAVGIIHSIMWVFYSMPFVHPHSIPVTTVNSVGLVMYIIFNIIYYVNTNKTTRRSMVLHYIAEFVFLAGLVWSTLVTFDSHATRSGYVGFFCVFFGIILYGLDLGITVKAIRAKNVKSRLLLYSLVCFLNGLVWSVYALVKYDPYILIENSLGALIGCIQFLLYIGYYCVERFRTIKLSPVDDC; translated from the exons ATGGTTGTGACATCGGACACTCTAATTTG GCTTGGTCAAGTCAAGTGTAGTGGTAATTGTGGATATATTTCCAGGAAGATTCAAGTTGCTGATAAACAAGTGAATGATAGTGAACCAACAACACTTGCCATTGCATTTGACACA ATGGTGAATTCAGAAAATATGCTGATTGTTCTTGGAGTTATTG GAAACGTCACCTCTTTCTTCGTATTCGCCTCACTACT GCCTACAATTTGGAGAATTTGGAAGAATAAATCAGTGGACGAATTCAAATATCATCCTCTTGCTGTTGGTATAATCCACAGTATCATGTGGGTGTTCTACTCGATGCCATTTGTGCACCCACACAGCATTCCTGTTACCACCGTCAATAGTGTTGGGTTGGTTATGTATATAATCTTCAACATTATATACTACGTAAACACTAACAAAACAACGAGG AGGTCAATGGTGCTGCATTATATTGCAGAGTTTGTGTTTCTGGCTGGCTTAGTGTGGAGCACACTTGTGACTTTCGACAGCCATGCTACGAGGTCTGGCTATGTTGGGTTCTTTTGTGTCTTCTTTGGGATCATACTCTATGGTTTAGATCTCGGCATTACG GTCAAGGCCATTAGAGCAAAGAATGTAAAATCAAGGCTACTACTTTACTCCCTGGTTTGTTTTCTCAATGGACTCGTATGGAGTGTATATGCCTTAGTCAAGTACGATCCTTACATTCTG ATTGAGAATAGCTTGGGCGCACTAATTGGTTGTATCCAGTTTCTTTTGTACATTGGCTACTATTGTGTAGAAAGATTCAGAACCATTAAGCTTAGTCCAGTAGATGATTGTTAA
- the LOC110782918 gene encoding bidirectional sugar transporter SWEET6b isoform X4, whose translation MVNSENMLIVLGVIGNVTSFFVFASLLPTIWRIWKNKSVDEFKYHPLAVGIIHSIMWVFYSMPFVHPHSIPVTTVNSVGLVMYIIFNIIYYVNTNKTTRRSMVLHYIAEFVFLAGLVWSTLVTFDSHATRSGYVGFFCVFFGIILYGLDLGITVKAIRAKNVKSRLLLYSLVCFLNGLVWSVYALVKYDPYILIENSLGALIGCIQFLLYIGYYCVERFRTIKLSPVDDC comes from the exons ATGGTGAATTCAGAAAATATGCTGATTGTTCTTGGAGTTATTG GAAACGTCACCTCTTTCTTCGTATTCGCCTCACTACT GCCTACAATTTGGAGAATTTGGAAGAATAAATCAGTGGACGAATTCAAATATCATCCTCTTGCTGTTGGTATAATCCACAGTATCATGTGGGTGTTCTACTCGATGCCATTTGTGCACCCACACAGCATTCCTGTTACCACCGTCAATAGTGTTGGGTTGGTTATGTATATAATCTTCAACATTATATACTACGTAAACACTAACAAAACAACGAGG AGGTCAATGGTGCTGCATTATATTGCAGAGTTTGTGTTTCTGGCTGGCTTAGTGTGGAGCACACTTGTGACTTTCGACAGCCATGCTACGAGGTCTGGCTATGTTGGGTTCTTTTGTGTCTTCTTTGGGATCATACTCTATGGTTTAGATCTCGGCATTACG GTCAAGGCCATTAGAGCAAAGAATGTAAAATCAAGGCTACTACTTTACTCCCTGGTTTGTTTTCTCAATGGACTCGTATGGAGTGTATATGCCTTAGTCAAGTACGATCCTTACATTCTG ATTGAGAATAGCTTGGGCGCACTAATTGGTTGTATCCAGTTTCTTTTGTACATTGGCTACTATTGTGTAGAAAGATTCAGAACCATTAAGCTTAGTCCAGTAGATGATTGTTAA
- the LOC110782919 gene encoding uncharacterized protein isoform X1 yields MGRSLLVLFISFLVLFSGFSSVSASTPPAKIVSGFISSSIAKLIQWVWSLKATTKTAAVSGRSMMKFESGYDVETVFDGSKLGIEPYSVEVLPSGELLIVDSANSNLYRISSALSLYSRPKLVAGSPEGYSGHVDGKYREAKMNHPKGVAVDDRGNIYVADTMNMAIRKISESGVTTIAGGKWNNKGGHVDGPSDEAKFSNDFDVVYVGSSCSLLVIDRGNRAIREIHLHFDDCAYQYESSFPLGIAVLLAAGFFGYMLALLQRRVGSIVSQNDVKIVENAPSSPYQKPPKSVRPPLIPNEYDTEKQEESFFGSLGKLLANAGTSAMEIVGGIIPGLKSKPVAYQYRNQGQYQQTHTWQSPESYHIPKEEEPPSIETRTPTPKKTYAFMSKDAEKMQQQLRQSRAFYSGWDTEFQQLPQQQLQQQQQPQPQQQQQPQPQQQQQQQPQQQQQQHPQSQQQPQQKQKREKHQYRHQHHSSIPQTYYEQSCEKTNEIVFGAVQEEGRRQSVIMPTDYAMDAFNQQNIRFRAGYNRSYSYT; encoded by the exons ATGGGAAGAAGTTTGTTGGTGCTATTTATCTCATTTTTGGTTCTATTTTCTGGGTTTTCTTCAGTTTCTGCTTCAACCCCACCTGCAA aaaTTGTAAGTGGgtttatttcaagttcaatagcTAAGCTGATTCAATGGGTGTGGTCACTCAAAGCAACTACTAAAACAG CAGCAGTTTCTGGGCGGTCAATGATGAAATTTGAAAGTGGGTATGATGTTGAGACTGTGTTTGATGGAAGTAAGCTTGGGATTGAGCCTTATTCTGTTGAAGTTTTGCCTAGTGGAGAGCTTCTGATTGTGGATTCTGCTAACAGCAATCTTTACAGGATCTCTTCTGCACTCTCTCTCT ACAGTAGACCTAAGCTGGTTGCTGGATCACCTGAAGGATACTCTGGACATGTTGATGGGAAATACAGGGAAGCCAAGATGAACCATCCGAAAGGCGTTGCTGTAGATGACAGGGGAAACATTTATGTCGCGGATACTATGAATATGGCTATCAGGAAGATCAGTGAATCAG GAGTCACAACAATTGCTGGTGGAAAATGGAACAATAAAGGTGGTCATGTAGATGGACCGAGTGATGAAGCAAAGTTCTCAAATGACTTTGATGTTGTCTATGTTGGAAGCAGTTGTTCCTTGCTGGTAATTGATAGGGGGAATCGGGCAATCAGGGAAATTCATCTCCATTTTGACGACTGTGCTTATCAATATGAAAGCAGCTTCCCTCTTG GAATTGCTGTGCTTCTTGCTGCTGGGTTTTTCGGCTACATGCTTGCCCTATTGCAGCGGCGAGTTGGTTCAATTGTGTCTCAGAAT GATGTGAAAATAGTAGAAAACGCTCCATCCAGTCCATACCAGAAGCCTCCTAAATCAGTGAGGCCCCCGTTAATCCCTAATGAATATGATACGGAGAAGCAAGAAGAAAGTTTTTTCGGATCTCTAGGAAAGTTGCTTGCCAATGCTGGCACATCAGCCATGGAAATAGTTGGTGGTATAATTCCAGGACTTAAAAGCAAGCCAGTGGCGTACCAATACAGGAATCAAGGACAGTATCAGCAAACCCACACTTGGCAGTCACCAGAGAGTTATCATATACCCAAAGAAGAGGAGCCTCCGTCAATTGAAACTAGGACGCCTACCCCAAAGAAAACATATGCCTTCATGTCTAAAGACGCAGAAAAAATGCAACAACAGCTGAGACAAAGCCGAGCTTTCTACAGTGGTTGGGACACAGAGTTCCAGCAGCTGCCTCAGCAACAGTtacagcagcagcaacagccaCAGCcacagcaacagcagcagccacaaccacagcaacagcagcagcaacagccacagcaacagcagcagcaacatcCACAGTCACAGCAACAGCCACAGCAGAAGCAGAAACGTGAGAAACATCAGTACCGTCATCAGCATCACTCATCCATCCCTCAGACTTACTATGAGCAAAGCTGTGAGAAAACCAATGAGATTGTGTTTGGGGCAGTCCAGGAGGAGGGAAGACGTCAATCAGTCATCATGCCTACTGATTATGCGATGGATGCATTCAATCAGCAAAATATCCGGTTCAGAGCAGGCTACAACCGCAGCTACTCATATACATAA
- the LOC110782918 gene encoding bidirectional sugar transporter SWEET5 isoform X3 encodes MIVNQQHLPLHLTQFLTQAKMVNSENMLIVLGVIGNVTSFFVFASLLPTIWRIWKNKSVDEFKYHPLAVGIIHSIMWVFYSMPFVHPHSIPVTTVNSVGLVMYIIFNIIYYVNTNKTTRRSMVLHYIAEFVFLAGLVWSTLVTFDSHATRSGYVGFFCVFFGIILYGLDLGITVKAIRAKNVKSRLLLYSLVCFLNGLVWSVYALVKYDPYILIENSLGALIGCIQFLLYIGYYCVERFRTIKLSPVDDC; translated from the exons ATGATAGTGAACCAACAACACTTGCCATTGCATTTGACACA ATTTTTGACACAAGCAAAGATGGTGAATTCAGAAAATATGCTGATTGTTCTTGGAGTTATTG GAAACGTCACCTCTTTCTTCGTATTCGCCTCACTACT GCCTACAATTTGGAGAATTTGGAAGAATAAATCAGTGGACGAATTCAAATATCATCCTCTTGCTGTTGGTATAATCCACAGTATCATGTGGGTGTTCTACTCGATGCCATTTGTGCACCCACACAGCATTCCTGTTACCACCGTCAATAGTGTTGGGTTGGTTATGTATATAATCTTCAACATTATATACTACGTAAACACTAACAAAACAACGAGG AGGTCAATGGTGCTGCATTATATTGCAGAGTTTGTGTTTCTGGCTGGCTTAGTGTGGAGCACACTTGTGACTTTCGACAGCCATGCTACGAGGTCTGGCTATGTTGGGTTCTTTTGTGTCTTCTTTGGGATCATACTCTATGGTTTAGATCTCGGCATTACG GTCAAGGCCATTAGAGCAAAGAATGTAAAATCAAGGCTACTACTTTACTCCCTGGTTTGTTTTCTCAATGGACTCGTATGGAGTGTATATGCCTTAGTCAAGTACGATCCTTACATTCTG ATTGAGAATAGCTTGGGCGCACTAATTGGTTGTATCCAGTTTCTTTTGTACATTGGCTACTATTGTGTAGAAAGATTCAGAACCATTAAGCTTAGTCCAGTAGATGATTGTTAA